From Myxocyprinus asiaticus isolate MX2 ecotype Aquarium Trade chromosome 49, UBuf_Myxa_2, whole genome shotgun sequence, a single genomic window includes:
- the LOC127438109 gene encoding pre-miRNA 5'-monophosphate methyltransferase-like isoform X2: MMEVSSEEHVENEDPGAAPYGNFINYYSFNPPQNRVSLIPASLLEHISSQTVLILDVGCNSGTSGSDDKREVHLLGFDLDPDLILRAQNSNPFPQNIQFIPLDITDDGESQTVLESYLERFGSARFHLCTCFAVTMWVHLNHGDSALLSLLSRLASLGEYLLLEVQPWKCYRSAARRLRKLGRSDFEHFKTLEIRGDMAAHAKEYLEKQCGMELVQSFGNTTWDRSLLLFRTR; the protein is encoded by the exons ATGATGGAGGTGAGCTCAGAGGAACATGTGGAGAATGAAGATCCAGGAGCTGCGCCGTATGGAAACTTCATCAATTATTACTCCTTCAACCCACCGCAGAACCGCGTCAGTTTGATCCCAGCATCACTGCTTGAGCACATCAGCAGTCAAACTGTGTTGATACTGGATGTGGGGTGCAACTCAGGG ACTTCTGGAAGTGACGATAAAAGAGAAGTTCATCTGCTTGGATTTGACCTGGACCCAGATCTCATCCTTCGGGCGCAGAACTCCAACCCCTTTCCCCAGAATATCCAGTTTATCCCTCTGGATATCACAGATGATGGAGAGAGCCAGACGGTGCTGGAGTCTTACCTAGAGAGATTTGGAAGTGCTCGTTTCCACCTGTGCACCTGTTTTGCGGTGACTATGTGGGTGCATTTGAATCACGGAGACTCTGCGTTGCTGTCTCTCCTCTCCAGACTCGCATCTCTCGGCGAGTATCTTCTGCTGGAAGTGCAGCCATGGAAGTGTTACCGCTCTGCTGCACGGCGGTTACGCAAACTTGGGCGCAGCGACTTTGAACACTTCAAGACTCTTGAGATTCGTGGCGACATGGCAGCTCATGCTAAAGAGTACTTGGAAAAGCAGTGCGGCATGGAGCTAGTGCAGAGCTTTGGTAATACAACATGGGACAGAAGTCTTCTGCTGTTCAGGACACGATAA
- the LOC127438109 gene encoding pre-miRNA 5'-monophosphate methyltransferase-like isoform X1, which produces MMEVSSEEHVENEDPGAAPYGNFINYYSFNPPQNRVSLIPASLLEHISSQTVLILDVGCNSGDLSVALYKHLSHEQTSGSDDKREVHLLGFDLDPDLILRAQNSNPFPQNIQFIPLDITDDGESQTVLESYLERFGSARFHLCTCFAVTMWVHLNHGDSALLSLLSRLASLGEYLLLEVQPWKCYRSAARRLRKLGRSDFEHFKTLEIRGDMAAHAKEYLEKQCGMELVQSFGNTTWDRSLLLFRTR; this is translated from the exons ATGATGGAGGTGAGCTCAGAGGAACATGTGGAGAATGAAGATCCAGGAGCTGCGCCGTATGGAAACTTCATCAATTATTACTCCTTCAACCCACCGCAGAACCGCGTCAGTTTGATCCCAGCATCACTGCTTGAGCACATCAGCAGTCAAACTGTGTTGATACTGGATGTGGGGTGCAACTCAGGG GACCTGTCTGTTGCTCTGTATAAACATCTATCACATGAGCAGACTTCTGGAAGTGACGATAAAAGAGAAGTTCATCTGCTTGGATTTGACCTGGACCCAGATCTCATCCTTCGGGCGCAGAACTCCAACCCCTTTCCCCAGAATATCCAGTTTATCCCTCTGGATATCACAGATGATGGAGAGAGCCAGACGGTGCTGGAGTCTTACCTAGAGAGATTTGGAAGTGCTCGTTTCCACCTGTGCACCTGTTTTGCGGTGACTATGTGGGTGCATTTGAATCACGGAGACTCTGCGTTGCTGTCTCTCCTCTCCAGACTCGCATCTCTCGGCGAGTATCTTCTGCTGGAAGTGCAGCCATGGAAGTGTTACCGCTCTGCTGCACGGCGGTTACGCAAACTTGGGCGCAGCGACTTTGAACACTTCAAGACTCTTGAGATTCGTGGCGACATGGCAGCTCATGCTAAAGAGTACTTGGAAAAGCAGTGCGGCATGGAGCTAGTGCAGAGCTTTGGTAATACAACATGGGACAGAAGTCTTCTGCTGTTCAGGACACGATAA